The genomic segment GAGCGTTGAGCGCTTGGGGTCTTGTCAGAGTTAATATAACATAACCCTCATGCCTTTCTACCTGTACAATCTTATCCATCAATAAGCCCCTCCCTTGGGTGATGACCGTTATTTTTGATTCATTTTAAAGCGCAAGTATGCATCGATGAAGGAAGTGATCTCACCATCCATCACAGCTTGAATATTGCCCACTTCAACATTGGTACGGTGATCTTTTGCCATCGAGTATGGATGGAACACATAGGAACGAATTTGACTGCCCCAACCAATATCCGCCTGCTCTCCTTGGATTTCAGCTAGCTTTTGTTGACGCTCTTCTAAGCGCTTCTCCAAGATACGCGCTTTCAATATCTTCATCGCTTTTTCTCTGTTTTTAATCTGCGACCGTTCTGATTGGCACGTAACGACGATATTGGTCGGCAAATGGGTAATACGAACAGCAGAATCGGTCGTATTAACATGTTGACCGCCTGCACCACTAGAACGATAGGTATCAATTTTGAGATCATCCTGCTTAATATCTACCTCTACGTCATCTGTAATCTCCGGCATCACATTTGTAGAGACGAAGGAAGTATGACGACGACCGGAAGAATCAAAAGGAGAGATCCTCACCAAGCGGTGCACACCTTTTTCCGCTTTGAGATAACCATATGCGTTGCGCCCGCTGATAAGTAGAGTAACACTTTTTACCCCAGCTTCATCACCTGGAAGATAGTCCAATGTCTCCACTTTAAAACCTTGACGCTCTGCCCAACGCGTATACATCCGTAAAAGCATTTCAGCCCAGTCTTGCGACTCCGTTCCACCTGCACCTGGATGAAGCTCCAAGATCGCATTATTGCGATCGTACGGCTCATCCAATAATAATTGGAGTTCAAAGGTATCCAGACGATTTTTTAGCTTTTTAAGCGCAACTTGCGCTTCTGCTTCTAATGAATCCTCGCCTTCTTCTACCATCAGCTCCAACAGAACATCCAATTCTTCATTCTCTTCCTCTAACTCTTCCATGAAGTGAACCACGTCTTTTAACCCATTCACTTCTTGGATTACTTTTTGGGCCGTCTCTTGATCGTCCCAAAATCCGGGTGAAGACATCTTCTCTTCTAGTTCTTGGATACGAACTTTCTTTTGGTCGAGGTCAAAGAGACCCCCTGATATCAGCCAATCGTTGGGCTGTATTTGCACTTTCTTGTCGCATTTCGTTTACTTCCATAACCTTCACTCCATCGTTATTATCTCTTTATCCCCATGGGACACTAGTTAGCTATGGGCACAACAATTCTTATACTTCTTCCCACTTCCACACGGACAAGGCTCATTACGTCCAATTTTATCATTACGCCGCAAGGGCTGCTTCTTTTTCTCTTCTTTATCCGTTCCACCGGAGGTAGCAGTTTGACGCACCGCTACTTGTTCACGCTTAAGCTCTTCGCCTTCTCCTATCTCCGATTGCAACACATACTTAACTACTTCCTCTTGGATTTCCGCTACGAGCTCTGAAAACATTTCAAAGCCCTCAAATTGATACTCCCGCAACGGATTAATCTGACCATATGCCCGTAAGTGAATTCCTTGACGCAAGTGTTCCATCGCATCAATATGATCCATCCACTTACGGTCCACTGTGCGCAGCGTAATCGTCTTACTAAATTCATGCAGACGCTCTTCTCCGATCTGCGCACGGCGCTCATCATAATACTGCGCTAATTGCTCATAAAGATAAGCGCTTATTGCTGTAGCAGATTCTAATTGCTCCACATGCTCTTCGTCAATTCGCTCCGCTGGCACAAAGTTAGCGGTTACGTACTCTAGCAGGGACGTAAGATCCCACTCTTCTGGCATTTCCTCTTTATCAATATGGGCATCGACCAACCGCTCCATCAGCTCTTTTGCC from the Mechercharimyces sp. CAU 1602 genome contains:
- the prfB gene encoding peptide chain release factor 2 (programmed frameshift); amino-acid sequence: MEVNEMRQESANTAQRLADIRGSLDLDQKKVRIQELEEKMSSPGFWDDQETAQKVIQEVNGLKDVVHFMEELEEENEELDVLLELMVEEGEDSLEAEAQVALKKLKNRLDTFELQLLLDEPYDRNNAILELHPGAGGTESQDWAEMLLRMYTRWAERQGFKVETLDYLPGDEAGVKSVTLLISGRNAYGYLKAEKGVHRLVRISPFDSSGRRHTSFVSTNVMPEITDDVEVDIKQDDLKIDTYRSSGAGGQHVNTTDSAVRITHLPTNIVVTCQSERSQIKNREKAMKILKARILEKRLEERQQKLAEIQGEQADIGWGSQIRSYVFHPYSMAKDHRTNVEVGNIQAVMDGEITSFIDAYLRFKMNQK